In Methanobrevibacter sp., a genomic segment contains:
- a CDS encoding FUSC family protein → MDKGLKRKIFMFSALIGAMLFYLIFFGRKNIAVGVMIIIAAFMNLNEDLSYKPGLSFVKVLGLLLILGIVSYLNNPITIVGCILTFLVVFGTTFSSYHLFRSDVYMPYLLCYFIMSANPVSLENLPARLMALACGAAFIVGLNIILNRNKHHNISKETLNNLIEEVNNSIDLKLEGKDVSQDSFKIAKEFYLSLYHRFEYKYFPSPKQQSVLNIVKAFQSVGYILSRSDLSNKELRHIKKVFSKIREVKIEEIFEGIEIETKGMMPILLNLEIIANELNKDLSDAFATPNEKIITQLFKPFNRRQLNFRSVKFVFAFKMAVIMLLWEVLTMLFNLPFTKWLFFVTVSMMVPYVDDMAYTARKRIQATFLGIFIFAIILIAMPFIPISKRAVIIFVVFICLFVFVWKIKDRLIRNTTTTVISVTTSVAYINAPDAILLKILWVIVGVAAVSLFNFKFLPYSVEKETRNNLENCYRINEKSIDLIRQKCHGGDADDKTTLFVSESIVRENIQVNDDNRELYNLQFMISNLCNFILSYLDINGDSDELNSNLLDIIDNDANVNDHLDLKESVVAWSMRYAMDMFKKERELI, encoded by the coding sequence ATGGATAAGGGTCTAAAACGAAAAATATTCATGTTTTCGGCATTGATTGGAGCAATGCTTTTTTACCTGATTTTTTTCGGAAGAAAAAATATTGCAGTAGGAGTAATGATTATCATAGCTGCATTCATGAATCTGAATGAGGACCTGTCATATAAGCCAGGCTTATCTTTTGTTAAGGTCTTGGGCTTATTGCTGATTCTTGGAATCGTTTCGTATCTGAACAATCCGATAACAATTGTTGGCTGCATCCTGACTTTTTTGGTAGTTTTTGGAACTACCTTTTCATCATATCACCTGTTTAGAAGCGACGTTTACATGCCGTATCTTTTGTGTTATTTCATCATGTCGGCGAACCCCGTGTCGCTTGAAAACTTGCCCGCAAGGCTCATGGCATTGGCTTGCGGAGCAGCGTTCATCGTCGGCCTAAATATCATCCTCAATAGGAATAAGCACCATAACATATCAAAGGAAACACTGAACAATCTCATCGAAGAGGTGAACAATTCAATTGATTTGAAATTGGAAGGCAAGGATGTTTCCCAAGACAGTTTTAAAATAGCAAAGGAGTTCTATTTATCATTATACCATAGGTTTGAATACAAATACTTCCCAAGTCCAAAACAGCAATCCGTTCTCAATATCGTAAAAGCGTTCCAATCCGTTGGATATATCCTTTCTCGAAGTGACTTATCCAATAAGGAATTGAGACATATCAAAAAAGTCTTCTCCAAAATTAGAGAAGTTAAAATCGAGGAGATATTTGAGGGTATCGAAATTGAGACAAAGGGAATGATGCCCATTTTGCTAAATCTTGAAATCATCGCCAATGAACTGAATAAGGATTTAAGCGATGCGTTTGCAACTCCGAATGAAAAGATAATAACCCAATTATTCAAACCATTCAACAGAAGACAGCTCAACTTCCGTTCAGTCAAATTCGTGTTCGCATTTAAAATGGCAGTGATAATGTTGCTATGGGAAGTATTAACAATGCTTTTCAATTTGCCATTTACAAAATGGCTGTTTTTTGTAACCGTTTCAATGATGGTGCCATATGTTGATGATATGGCATATACCGCTCGAAAACGTATTCAGGCAACATTTTTAGGGATTTTCATTTTTGCAATTATCCTGATTGCCATGCCTTTTATTCCAATATCCAAAAGGGCAGTGATTATTTTTGTCGTATTCATTTGCCTGTTTGTCTTTGTTTGGAAAATTAAGGATAGGCTAATCCGAAATACCACGACAACAGTAATATCCGTAACGACTTCAGTTGCCTACATCAATGCTCCGGATGCCATTCTATTAAAGATATTGTGGGTGATTGTTGGGGTGGCTGCGGTTTCATTGTTCAACTTTAAGTTCCTACCATATTCGGTTGAAAAAGAGACAAGGAACAATTTGGAAAATTGCTATCGCATCAATGAGAAATCAATTGACTTAATCCGGCAAAAATGTCATGGAGGCGATGCCGATGACAAAACAACTCTCTTTGTTTCTGAAAGCATTGTCCGTGAAAACATTCAAGTGAATGATGACAATAGGGAATTGTACAATCTGCAATTCATGATTTCAAATTTATGCAATTTTATCTTATCCTATCTCGACATCAATGGAGATTCCGATGAATTGAACAGTAATCTATTGGATATCATTGATAACGATGCCAATGTCAATGACCATTTGGATTTGAAAGAAAGCGTGGTGGCATGGTCAATGAGATATGCAATGGACATGTTTAAAAAGGAGAGGGAATTGATCTGA
- a CDS encoding Hsp20/alpha crystallin family protein has product MVDTDEIETKISEKKEKFDEKKEIFDEIKDEKKEKYEDKYEETKEKGKNIADNVMSDLSRTIDEIKENLKNMQKNADQKYQDYKKSTVQSLDIDLIETKDYYHIRAAVPGSSKKEILIEAGDNDITIETTFKPFIESFDEEDEAEVIVSGIKAGRCVKTVRFENSIDIENITAKFQKGIVTIKLPKLIIPRHKVTVE; this is encoded by the coding sequence ATGGTAGACACAGATGAAATCGAAACTAAAATTTCAGAAAAAAAAGAAAAATTTGATGAAAAGAAGGAAATATTTGATGAAATAAAAGATGAAAAGAAAGAAAAATATGAAGACAAATACGAGGAAACCAAGGAAAAAGGTAAAAACATTGCAGACAATGTAATGAGCGATTTGTCAAGAACCATTGATGAGATCAAGGAAAACCTTAAAAACATGCAGAAAAACGCTGATCAAAAATATCAAGATTACAAAAAATCCACTGTACAATCTCTAGACATTGACTTAATCGAAACCAAGGATTATTACCACATAAGAGCTGCAGTGCCTGGTTCCAGCAAAAAAGAAATTTTGATTGAAGCCGGCGACAATGACATTACCATTGAAACTACCTTCAAGCCTTTCATCGAATCCTTCGATGAAGAAGATGAAGCTGAAGTAATCGTTTCAGGCATCAAAGCCGGAAGATGCGTAAAAACCGTCAGGTTTGAAAACAGCATTGACATTGAAAACATTACTGCAAAATTCCAAAAAGGAATCGTTACAATAAAACTTCCAAAACTAATAATTCCTAGACATAAAGTAACAGTAGAATAG
- a CDS encoding SIS domain-containing protein, producing MKYKMYDEMMEQPESLQKTFESEAKKLDEVSQLVLDADKVYLIGCGSSISTCYSVRDAIRMSSTNINIEVYTGYEFYYNKKLVEKENSIAIFTSQSGETADTLASLRRANEFGIHTVSISNEPESSMIAEAKTPIITRCETETAILGTKTYITQMGCLYKILFQASDYENKSVLLAQLDEMPEMLEKLLLTTEDENRQLAEKYKDEDIFYCLGSGPNFGLAYKLAMTMLMEGAIKHACPEYSAEFRHGLIERAEKDVPVIIIRSGLESDEITQKAIDFCENLEAKSIIYSLEDYADVDKLLSPFIFVIPLEWFVYYLAHFNGEDPGATRHIGKVRY from the coding sequence ATGAAATATAAAATGTATGATGAGATGATGGAACAGCCGGAATCACTTCAAAAGACGTTTGAAAGTGAAGCTAAAAAGTTGGATGAGGTTTCACAATTGGTGCTTGACGCTGACAAGGTTTACTTGATTGGCTGCGGAAGCTCAATTTCCACATGCTACAGTGTCCGTGATGCAATAAGAATGTCCTCTACAAACATCAATATTGAAGTCTACACAGGTTATGAATTTTACTATAACAAGAAATTAGTGGAAAAAGAAAACTCTATAGCTATATTCACATCCCAATCCGGCGAAACCGCAGATACATTGGCTTCACTTAGAAGAGCCAATGAGTTCGGGATTCACACAGTTTCAATCTCAAACGAGCCTGAAAGCTCAATGATAGCCGAAGCCAAAACTCCTATAATAACAAGATGCGAAACTGAAACCGCAATTTTAGGCACAAAGACCTACATTACCCAAATGGGCTGCTTGTATAAGATCCTATTCCAGGCATCCGATTATGAGAACAAGTCAGTTTTACTGGCCCAATTGGATGAGATGCCTGAAATGCTTGAAAAGCTATTGCTTACAACAGAAGACGAGAACAGGCAGCTGGCCGAGAAATACAAGGATGAGGACATTTTCTACTGTCTCGGCAGTGGTCCGAACTTCGGCCTTGCATACAAGCTCGCAATGACAATGCTTATGGAAGGGGCAATCAAGCATGCCTGCCCTGAATATTCAGCCGAATTCAGGCATGGTCTCATTGAAAGGGCAGAAAAGGACGTTCCAGTCATAATCATAAGGTCTGGTCTTGAATCCGATGAGATAACCCAAAAGGCCATTGATTTTTGTGAAAACCTTGAAGCAAAGTCAATCATCTACTCACTTGAGGACTATGCTGATGTGGACAAGTTGCTGTCCCCATTCATCTTTGTGATTCCGCTTGAATGGTTCGTCTACTATCTTGCACACTTCAACGGGGAAGACCCTGGCGCAACAAGGCACATAGGAAAAGTCAGGTATTAA
- a CDS encoding DUF447 domain-containing protein: MQIDLSLIGMEKGRQYETIITTQNSEGVKNAAPMGVLCSGEGIILNRIFKGSHTLDNILSEKEFVVNITHSPELFTSSLLESLDESLFNDDLSLKDCDAYFRCEAISFTEAIKKSDPIKSSGEALIIKSKVVELVINRETKAFNRGFGYVIESLTNFQRFDLVEGELKEFYIKRFKEAYRVVNKVGTKEDIKAMHKIKRELKAKGHDL; encoded by the coding sequence ATGCAAATCGATTTATCTTTAATTGGAATGGAAAAAGGCAGGCAATACGAAACAATAATCACCACCCAAAACAGTGAAGGTGTCAAGAATGCTGCGCCTATGGGGGTGTTGTGTTCAGGTGAGGGCATCATTTTAAACAGGATATTCAAGGGAAGCCATACTCTGGACAATATTCTCAGCGAAAAGGAGTTTGTGGTTAACATCACCCATTCTCCGGAGCTTTTTACCTCTTCTCTTCTGGAAAGTCTGGATGAAAGCCTTTTCAATGATGACTTGTCACTTAAAGATTGCGATGCCTATTTCAGATGCGAGGCAATCAGCTTCACCGAAGCGATAAAGAAAAGCGATCCCATCAAAAGCAGCGGCGAGGCCCTCATCATCAAATCGAAAGTGGTCGAGCTTGTCATAAACCGGGAAACTAAAGCATTCAATCGTGGATTCGGCTATGTCATCGAATCCCTGACCAATTTTCAACGCTTTGATTTGGTTGAAGGTGAGCTCAAGGAGTTTTACATAAAACGCTTCAAGGAAGCCTATAGGGTCGTGAATAAAGTCGGGACCAAAGAAGACATAAAAGCCATGCACAAGATAAAAAGAGAACTTAAAGCCAAAGGCCATGACCTTTAG
- the ade gene encoding adenine deaminase, with translation MSFTAYIYDVITNTVRPVRISVEKGIFSKITPITVDEKTSVDVKGLLLPGFIDSHIHIESSMVTPAQFAKIAVRHGTTAVVCDPHEIANVLGMDGIELMIDNASKVPFNFYFSAPSCVPATPFETSGAIIDSDDIEELLKKDEVVALGEMMNFPGVINGDEEVLRKLEFSRKYQKPIDGHAPLLSGEDLDKYLAQGISTDHECSNIHEAIEKKLKGMKIMVRDGSSAKDMEGLFNIEEGKSQIKYHESLLFLFREIFEHGIHSPLFDFIVSDDKHPNDLIKGHLNLSIKKAADLGIDILKAIEMVTFNPAYHYNLNCGAIVEGAKADFIVVDSLTDCNVLETYIGGECVFDGENVLFDVPEIESYNSINASKKTSGDFDIHYDGDECEVNVIECFDGDLLTRKTHARLQVKDGIVQPDIFQDVLKIAVVERYGGNTVSNAFIKGFGLKKGAIASSVAHDSHNIIVVGYSSEMMAQAVNKVIDDNGGIAVVSEDFSDSLPLPIAGLMSNEDVYDVARKLGILHNMTKALGCKLASPFMTMAFMALLVIPSLKISDKGLFDGDSFEFIDVIRS, from the coding sequence ATGAGTTTCACCGCTTACATTTATGATGTTATAACAAACACTGTACGTCCTGTAAGAATTTCGGTGGAAAAAGGAATCTTTTCAAAGATAACTCCAATCACAGTCGATGAGAAAACATCAGTTGATGTCAAGGGGCTTTTGCTTCCGGGATTCATCGATTCCCATATTCATATTGAAAGCAGCATGGTCACTCCAGCGCAGTTCGCCAAGATTGCAGTTCGCCACGGTACCACTGCCGTTGTCTGCGACCCTCATGAAATCGCTAACGTTTTGGGAATGGATGGCATTGAACTGATGATTGACAATGCAAGCAAGGTCCCTTTTAATTTTTATTTTTCAGCGCCGTCCTGCGTGCCGGCAACTCCATTTGAGACTTCAGGTGCCATCATAGATTCAGATGACATTGAAGAGTTGCTTAAAAAAGATGAGGTTGTTGCATTAGGTGAAATGATGAATTTCCCTGGTGTCATAAACGGCGATGAGGAAGTTTTAAGAAAACTGGAATTTTCAAGAAAATATCAAAAGCCGATTGACGGTCATGCGCCACTGCTTTCCGGCGAAGATTTGGATAAATACCTTGCGCAGGGTATAAGCACTGACCATGAATGCAGCAATATTCATGAAGCTATTGAAAAAAAGCTTAAAGGCATGAAAATAATGGTTCGTGACGGGTCATCCGCTAAGGATATGGAAGGCCTTTTCAATATAGAGGAAGGCAAGTCCCAAATCAAATATCATGAATCATTGCTTTTTCTTTTCAGGGAAATTTTCGAACATGGAATACACTCTCCGCTGTTTGACTTTATCGTAAGCGATGATAAGCATCCGAACGATTTGATTAAAGGGCATCTGAACCTGTCTATCAAAAAGGCAGCTGATTTGGGAATAGATATTCTCAAAGCCATTGAAATGGTAACATTCAATCCTGCATATCACTACAATCTCAATTGCGGAGCCATAGTGGAAGGGGCAAAGGCAGACTTCATAGTAGTCGACAGCTTGACAGATTGCAATGTCCTTGAGACATACATCGGCGGCGAATGCGTTTTCGATGGGGAAAATGTCCTCTTTGATGTTCCCGAAATAGAATCGTACAATTCAATAAATGCATCCAAAAAGACCTCCGGCGATTTTGACATACATTATGACGGCGACGAATGCGAAGTCAATGTGATAGAGTGTTTCGACGGTGACCTGTTAACCAGAAAGACACATGCAAGATTGCAGGTTAAGGACGGCATTGTCCAGCCGGACATATTCCAGGACGTATTGAAAATAGCGGTCGTTGAACGTTATGGAGGCAACACGGTTTCCAATGCATTCATCAAAGGCTTCGGCCTTAAGAAAGGAGCTATCGCTTCATCCGTTGCTCATGACTCTCATAATATTATAGTCGTCGGCTACAGCTCAGAGATGATGGCGCAGGCGGTCAACAAGGTCATTGACGATAATGGAGGTATAGCCGTTGTCAGTGAGGACTTCAGCGATTCATTGCCTCTTCCGATTGCCGGACTCATGAGCAATGAGGATGTGTATGATGTCGCTCGAAAATTAGGCATTCTGCATAACATGACTAAAGCTTTAGGATGCAAGCTCGCATCTCCGTTCATGACAATGGCGTTCATGGCGCTTTTAGTGATTCCATCCTTGAAGATATCCGACAAGGGGCTGTTCGACGGAGACAGTTTCGAATTCATTGATGTAATCAGAAGCTAA
- a CDS encoding TIGR00300 family protein has product MNKRNIELSGHIIDSLTLTKTMGIIMDKGGEFDILEIDVGRKKSDVSRAKIEVSADSPELLNSILDELSVLGASIDEIKEVKLVASTKDKVAPEGFYSSSNHTTHIYYKGNWILVEEIEMDCLVVVDEDVPRAYVKPIAEVKAGDMIVVGLDGVRVTPPHRSRDEQQVFEFMNSEVSSEKPLMNLINGIAKEMKEIKAKGGKIGIVGGPAIVHTGSGKFLASLIREGYIDVIMAGNALATHDIESDLFGTSLGIEVETGKIVAHGHTHHMRAINKINRSGSIREAVEDGTLTGGIMYECIKNDVPYVLAGSIRDDGPLPDVITDTAESQKLMRKYAQEVDMVIMIATMLHSIATGNLLPSRVKSICVDINPSTVTKLSDRGSAQVVGIVTDIGTFLPLLYNALQEV; this is encoded by the coding sequence ATGAATAAAAGGAATATAGAGCTTTCCGGCCATATTATCGACTCATTGACATTGACAAAAACAATGGGCATAATCATGGACAAGGGCGGAGAATTTGATATACTGGAAATTGATGTTGGACGTAAGAAATCAGATGTCAGCAGAGCTAAGATTGAAGTTTCTGCAGATTCTCCCGAGTTATTGAATTCCATTTTAGATGAACTGTCTGTTCTTGGTGCTTCCATAGACGAGATTAAGGAAGTTAAACTGGTTGCATCAACCAAAGACAAGGTTGCTCCTGAAGGCTTTTATTCATCATCTAATCACACAACTCACATTTATTACAAGGGAAACTGGATTCTGGTCGAAGAGATTGAGATGGACTGTCTGGTCGTTGTTGATGAGGATGTTCCAAGGGCTTACGTCAAGCCGATTGCTGAGGTTAAGGCAGGAGACATGATTGTCGTTGGACTTGACGGAGTCAGGGTGACTCCGCCTCACAGGTCAAGGGACGAGCAGCAGGTTTTCGAGTTCATGAACAGTGAAGTGTCTTCTGAAAAGCCATTGATGAACCTGATTAACGGAATAGCTAAGGAAATGAAGGAAATCAAGGCCAAAGGCGGAAAGATAGGAATAGTTGGAGGTCCGGCCATTGTGCACACTGGTTCCGGCAAATTCCTGGCTTCATTAATCAGGGAAGGGTACATTGATGTCATCATGGCGGGCAATGCGCTTGCAACTCACGATATCGAATCCGATCTTTTCGGAACATCACTAGGAATTGAAGTCGAGACAGGAAAGATTGTTGCCCATGGCCACACTCACCATATGCGAGCCATCAATAAGATAAACCGTTCAGGCTCCATTCGAGAGGCTGTTGAGGACGGAACTTTGACTGGCGGGATCATGTATGAATGCATAAAAAATGACGTCCCATACGTTCTTGCAGGCTCCATCCGTGACGACGGGCCTCTTCCTGATGTCATAACAGACACTGCCGAGTCCCAAAAGCTGATGAGGAAATACGCTCAAGAGGTGGACATGGTTATAATGATAGCCACAATGCTCCATTCCATTGCAACAGGAAATCTCCTTCCTTCAAGGGTCAAAAGTATTTGTGTAGACATCAATCCGTCTACCGTTACTAAATTGTCCGATAGGGGCAGCGCTCAGGTTGTAGGCATTGTAACCGATATAGGCACATTTCTACCGCTTCTTTACAATGCTTTACAAGAGGTGTAG
- a CDS encoding zinc-ribbon domain-containing protein, with product MVKCSKCGVDVDDSFETCPNCGNDFSEVSSNEDIKESNENIICSNCGEELEPDSTFCSRCGSKVEIEDENRCVHCGGEIPPNLLFCPTCGEKVNQIKPIKTCSNCGMKIDDGDVFCQNCGANVIKGKPNPSPPSETEPANKGFADKINLNKIMKPTILAIIVAIVLSSIGLLIGLSRNSFIIAILLSVGFFAGVIDNEANALISGILVGVILGFLESPLVEFWYGSFVAGFYDWYFGGQILLLIILGAIMGYGSNIALKPYIRDVVTKFAAWF from the coding sequence ATGGTTAAATGTAGTAAATGTGGCGTTGATGTTGATGACTCATTTGAAACATGTCCCAATTGCGGAAACGATTTTTCTGAAGTAAGTTCTAATGAAGATATCAAAGAATCAAACGAGAATATTATCTGCAGTAATTGCGGTGAGGAATTGGAACCAGATTCAACATTTTGTTCTAGATGCGGAAGCAAGGTCGAAATCGAAGATGAAAACAGATGTGTGCATTGCGGGGGTGAAATCCCTCCAAATCTTTTATTTTGCCCAACCTGTGGTGAAAAAGTAAATCAGATTAAACCAATCAAAACTTGCAGCAATTGCGGCATGAAAATAGATGACGGTGATGTTTTTTGTCAGAATTGCGGAGCAAATGTTATTAAAGGAAAGCCAAATCCTTCACCTCCTAGCGAAACCGAACCTGCAAATAAGGGATTTGCCGATAAAATCAATTTGAATAAAATTATGAAACCAACGATTTTAGCAATAATCGTTGCTATCGTATTGTCATCAATCGGATTATTGATAGGATTGTCTCGGAATTCATTTATCATAGCTATTCTTTTAAGCGTTGGATTTTTTGCAGGTGTGATTGATAATGAAGCCAATGCCCTCATATCAGGGATACTTGTAGGAGTGATTTTGGGATTTCTAGAAAGTCCTTTGGTTGAATTCTGGTACGGCTCATTTGTCGCAGGTTTTTATGACTGGTATTTCGGCGGACAGATTTTGCTCCTGATTATTTTGGGAGCGATTATGGGTTATGGTTCGAATATCGCTCTGAAACCATATATTCGGGATGTTGTCACCAAGTTCGCCGCTTGGTTTTAG
- a CDS encoding zinc-ribbon domain-containing protein, giving the protein MVKCSKCGAEVVGSDFCFNCGEKVEKFESDSDVCPKCGAKNSKNTNFCVSCGHKLDNGASVSRKQQEWNARRDEVLARYDKLAEEFGIKDEDYFLTSVRRFNMLEKTTSKHKTLNALTGFNPNSFIGNETMIDGFFIIKEDKFVFMEIDNRDWQKVNAGINNFYFDKIVSMRVTKRLGDESRYEDITKRHWTSPHDIKRIIQNDIQSLKATRFKDLVANNDSADMFDRLLIKLVDNTSYEIRLPSYEFGQNLIDLFESLKNRPQTVVIENQTQEPSKAQQLKEFQELLNSGAITQEEFDHLKKDLLFN; this is encoded by the coding sequence ATGGTAAAATGCAGTAAATGCGGTGCAGAGGTTGTAGGATCTGATTTTTGTTTTAACTGCGGTGAAAAGGTAGAGAAATTTGAAAGCGATTCCGATGTTTGTCCGAAATGTGGTGCAAAAAACTCTAAAAATACAAATTTTTGCGTTTCATGTGGTCATAAATTGGATAATGGTGCTTCAGTTTCTCGAAAGCAACAAGAATGGAATGCAAGACGTGATGAAGTCTTAGCAAGATACGATAAACTTGCAGAAGAGTTTGGAATTAAGGATGAAGATTACTTCTTGACAAGCGTTCGCAGATTCAATATGTTAGAAAAAACAACATCAAAACATAAAACATTAAATGCTCTTACAGGATTTAATCCAAATTCATTTATTGGAAATGAAACGATGATTGATGGATTTTTCATAATCAAAGAGGATAAATTTGTTTTTATGGAAATCGATAACAGGGACTGGCAAAAAGTAAATGCTGGAATAAACAATTTCTATTTCGACAAAATCGTATCTATGAGGGTTACTAAAAGACTTGGTGATGAAAGTAGATATGAGGATATTACAAAAAGGCATTGGACATCACCTCATGATATTAAAAGAATTATTCAAAATGATATCCAATCTCTAAAAGCAACAAGATTCAAGGATTTGGTTGCAAATAATGATAGTGCGGACATGTTTGATAGGCTTTTAATAAAATTAGTAGATAACACTTCATATGAAATCAGGCTTCCAAGCTATGAATTCGGTCAAAATTTAATAGATTTATTCGAATCATTAAAGAATAGGCCACAAACTGTTGTTATTGAAAACCAGACTCAAGAACCTTCAAAAGCACAGCAATTAAAGGAATTCCAGGAATTGCTTAATAGTGGAGCAATTACGCAAGAAGAGTTTGACCATCTTAAGAAAGATCTACTATTCAACTAG
- a CDS encoding zinc ribbon domain-containing protein, whose product MDLKSLFDTIESFAVGFVILIVVLAIVFVVFFVSTVVVPSIPMMLNAIFHLLFFVALIVALVIIVYFVGRIAKKPIKNKINTKITNNFGENVYCGNCGSRLKDGAKFCDNCGKQYRW is encoded by the coding sequence TTGGATTTAAAAAGTCTTTTTGACACAATTGAAAGTTTCGCAGTAGGTTTTGTTATTCTTATTGTGGTATTGGCCATAGTATTTGTAGTATTTTTTGTATCAACAGTGGTTGTTCCAAGTATTCCTATGATGTTGAATGCTATTTTCCATTTATTGTTTTTTGTAGCTTTAATTGTTGCATTGGTCATTATAGTTTATTTTGTTGGAAGAATTGCTAAAAAACCTATAAAGAATAAAATAAATACGAAAATAACAAATAATTTTGGCGAAAATGTTTATTGCGGAAATTGTGGTTCAAGATTAAAAGACGGCGCTAAATTCTGCGACAACTGCGGAAAACAATATAGGTGGTAA
- a CDS encoding winged helix-turn-helix domain-containing protein: MSKKDDMSIISLLARSKRRINVLKSLEKEDKIPSKISKDINDNSNHVSKYLKTLKDAELVECLNEEDKRYRFYSITDKGKYYLDKVEKEYNDK; the protein is encoded by the coding sequence ATGAGCAAAAAAGACGACATGAGCATCATATCTTTACTAGCAAGGTCCAAAAGGAGAATAAACGTCTTAAAATCCCTTGAAAAAGAAGACAAGATACCCTCAAAAATCAGTAAGGATATCAATGACAACAGCAATCATGTCTCAAAATACTTAAAAACTCTAAAGGATGCTGAGCTTGTGGAATGCCTTAACGAAGAGGACAAGCGCTATAGATTCTACAGCATCACCGATAAAGGAAAATATTACCTTGACAAGGTTGAAAAAGAGTATAACGATAAATAG
- the speB gene encoding agmatinase has translation MLFNTYEPWKFAFSAENDDIKENSFALIGVPFDSTTSYHSGSRLGPIVVREASFGFEKYNSNFNKELTATFYDFGDVNVVPGNCRKTCKIIEETVTEILDMKLKPIIIGGEHSASIGAIKALKERHEKLTVIHLDAHRDLAFEFIGEKCSHATVMRRAHEMGANLVQIGIRSSSQEEEEFVKSTYNIQTFRNRDAQKHMDALEYYLTNIDGPIYISIDMDVVDPAIAPNVGNPTPGGLLASEIENILETLSRKNIVGLDVVETASDRLGDNTAVVAAKIIYDFLTLIE, from the coding sequence ATGCTTTTCAATACATACGAGCCATGGAAATTCGCATTTTCAGCTGAAAATGATGACATCAAGGAAAATTCGTTTGCCCTAATTGGGGTTCCGTTTGACAGCACCACTTCATATCACTCAGGATCACGCCTGGGCCCGATTGTTGTAAGGGAAGCATCATTCGGTTTTGAAAAGTACAACTCTAATTTTAACAAGGAACTCACCGCCACATTCTATGATTTCGGAGACGTCAACGTCGTTCCTGGAAACTGCAGGAAAACCTGCAAGATTATAGAAGAAACCGTCACAGAAATTCTTGACATGAAATTGAAGCCAATCATCATTGGAGGAGAGCACTCAGCATCCATCGGAGCCATCAAGGCATTAAAAGAAAGGCATGAGAAGCTGACCGTGATACATCTTGATGCGCACAGGGACCTCGCTTTCGAGTTCATAGGCGAGAAATGCTCACATGCAACTGTGATGAGAAGGGCTCATGAGATGGGCGCAAATCTGGTTCAAATCGGAATAAGGTCATCATCACAAGAAGAAGAGGAATTCGTGAAATCCACATACAATATCCAGACATTCAGAAACAGGGATGCCCAAAAGCACATGGACGCCTTGGAGTATTACCTGACAAACATCGATGGGCCAATCTACATTTCAATAGACATGGATGTGGTCGACCCGGCAATAGCGCCGAATGTCGGAAATCCGACTCCTGGAGGATTGCTTGCATCCGAAATAGAAAACATCCTCGAAACGCTATCCCGCAAGAACATTGTCGGATTGGACGTTGTCGAAACTGCAAGCGACAGGCTGGGCGATAACACTGCAGTCGTTGCGGCAAAAATAATATATGACTTCTTGACTTTGATTGAATAG
- a CDS encoding translation initiation factor IF-5A: MSTKVVEIKTLKVGKYIVLDNEACKISSYSTSSPGKHGAAKARIEAIGVFDGQKRSLVKPVDSKVDTPIIDKRLGQVISIQGDNVQIMDMENYDTIDLPMPEELKDSIVEGIEVEYIVALGNMKIMRTRGSN, translated from the coding sequence ATGTCAACAAAAGTTGTAGAAATTAAAACATTAAAAGTTGGAAAATACATTGTTTTAGACAATGAAGCATGTAAAATTAGCAGTTACTCTACTTCATCTCCTGGTAAACACGGTGCTGCAAAAGCAAGAATCGAAGCTATCGGCGTATTCGACGGCCAAAAAAGAAGCCTTGTTAAACCAGTGGACAGTAAAGTAGACACTCCTATCATCGATAAAAGATTAGGACAAGTTATCTCAATCCAAGGGGACAATGTTCAAATCATGGACATGGAAAACTATGACACCATCGACTTGCCAATGCCGGAAGAGCTAAAAGACTCAATCGTTGAAGGCATTGAAGTGGAATACATTGTCGCTTTAGGAAACATGAAAATAATGAGAACTAGAGGATCTAACTAG